One Bombus fervidus isolate BK054 chromosome 5, iyBomFerv1, whole genome shotgun sequence DNA window includes the following coding sequences:
- the LOC139987504 gene encoding protein takeout, with product MRFYGFFLILLVTSCLSISLLVPEIPSFLKICHQSDPFLDDCIMQSVISLKPYLKNGIAALGIPACEPLRLEEVQIDQSSGPIYIHARYNNVSIYGGSNFVPKSISFDLDKNTVHLELYIPRLEMVANYIMDGRIIMLPIIGNGIGYGNFTDIDAIVVLQLERYRNGRTGLIHQKVEDIYVDFEIGHATVRLDNLFNGDETLSAAMNLFLNENWSTVITEIRPKLEETVAMLVTNFTNTIFSVFPEDVLLPP from the exons ATGCGGTTCTACGGATTTTTCTTAATACTTTTGGTGACAAGTTGCTTGTCGATTTCTTTACTCGTTCCAGAAATCC CATCGTTCTTGAAGATATGTCATCAAAGTGATCCATTCCTCGACGACTGTATAATGCAAAGTGTCATTTCCTTGAAaccgtatttaaaaaatggaatagCAGCTCTTGGGATTCCAGCGTGTGAACCGCTTCGCTTAGAAGAGGTCCAAATTGACCAAAGTTCCGGTCCAATCTATATTCACGCGAGGTATAACAACGTGTCCATTTATGGTGGCAGTAACTTCGTACCTAAGAGCATCAG CTTCGACTTAGACAAAAATACAGTACACCTGGAACTCTACATTCCACGACTGGAAATGGTAGCGAATTACATCATGGACGGTAGAATTATAATGCTACCAATCATAGGAAATGGTATCGGATACGGAAACTTCACAGACATCGATGCCATTGTCGTTCTACAGTTGGAACGTTATCGTAACGGGAGAACAGGATTGATTCATCAGAAGGTGGAGGACATTTATGTCGATTTTGAGATCGGCCATGCCACTGTGCGCTTAGATAATTTGTTCAACGGCGACGAAACGCTTTCAGCCGCCATGAATCTTTTCCTGAACGAGAACTGGAGCACGGTGATAACGGAAATAAGGCCGAAATTGGAGGAAACCGTTGCCATGTTGGTCACGAATTTCACGAATACGATTTTCTCGGTGTTTCCGGAGGATGTATTATTGCCACCttga
- the LOC139987506 gene encoding circadian clock-controlled protein daywake — protein sequence MTLLIGLFLIASWTGAAFSELPPGVQSCPRALDLPQYDRCVLQQLNAITPYLAKGIPSLKLPALDPLFLPSLTVDRNLDSLKIKANMSQIRVYGATNFVISDLKANPNDLSVRLKVQLPHVHVNGDYDVQGRLLLLPLNGAGSFKGNFTSTEAQVTAQGKEVTDKNGIQRIDIDKLVTKIRVGDGNIRLKAPPSHTVAADAAATFFNSNPRLVLDIASPIIEDTAATVSRALAARALGALTKEELLP from the exons ATGACGTTGTTGATCGGATTGTTCCTGATTGCCAGCTGGACCGGAGCTGCCTTCTCCGAACTAC CACCTGGTGTGCAGTCTTGTCCACGAGCGCTCGACCTGCCGCAATACGACAGATGCGTGCTGCAGCAATTGAACGCTATAACGCCGTACCTGGCCAAGGGAATCCCGTCTTTGAAGTTGCCAGCTTTAGATCCTCTATTTCTACCATCGTTAACGGTAGATAGAAACCTGGATTCGCTGAAGATCAAGGCGAACATGAGCCAGATTCGAGTGTACGGCGCAACGAATTTCGTTATTAGCGATTTAAAGGCCAATCCGAATGATCTATCGGTTCGTCTCAAAGTTCAGCTGCCCCATGTCCATGTAAATGGAGATTACGATGTGCAAGGAAGATTGCTGTTACTTCCATTGAATGGAGCTGGTAGTTTCAAAGGAAACTTCA CTAGCACGGAAGCGCAAGTAACTGCTCAAGGCAAAGAAGTTACCGATAAGAATGGAATACAAAGGATCGACATCGATAAGCTGGTGACAAAGATTCGCGTAGGAGACGGAAACATCAGACTAAAAGCACCCCCTAGTCACACTGTAGCTG CTGACGCAGCGGCCACGTTTTTCAACTCGAATCCACGCTTAGTGCTGGATATCGCCAGCCCGATTATCGAGGACACAGCCGCGACTGTTAGCAGAGCATTGGCCGCCAGAGCATTAGGGGCTCTCACAAAAGAGGAATTACTTCCCTAG
- the LOC139987505 gene encoding circadian clock-controlled protein daywake, translating to MYALLVRLCLTATLFSAVLAVLPSYIKPCKKSDPDINKCITRSIDQLRDKLSVGIPELGAPAIEPLNLKQIRLSRGPVGARLDVNLTDLRVFGPSSFNIRDLKADVENVVFTFKVNFDKLSFQGKYQIDARLLLLKLTGQGDITGSFTDYDSEVVLRARKVHRDNDVYLNFEKMKMKIKIGKAHLNLSNLFGGDTVLAATTHELLNNNNALFLDEITPVLETSLATLFTDVANKVTKTFTYKELFPDD from the exons ATGTACGCTCTTCTTGTGCGCCTTTG CTTAACAGCGACTCTGTTCTCCGCAGTCCTTGCTGTTTTGC CGTCTTACATAAAGCCGTGCAAGAAGAGCGATCCAGATATCAACAAATGCATCACCAGGTCCATCGACCAGCTTCGTGATAAATTATCAGTTGGGATACCAGAACTCGGTGCACCAGCCATCGAACCCCTAAACCTCAAACAAATTCGTCTGTCTCGAGGACCAGTCGGAGCGAGGCTCGACGTCAATCTCACGGATTTGCGG GTGTTTGGTCCATCTTCGTTCAATATCCGAGATCTTAAAGCTGACGTAGAGAACGTGGTCTTCACCTTCAAAGTGAATTTCGATAAGTTGAGCTTTCAAGGGAAATACCAGATCGACGCAAGGCTGCTTTTGCTGAAATTGACAGGGCAGGGTGATATCACTGGATCTTTCA CCGATTATGATTCGGAAGTCGTCCTACGAGCACGCAAAGTGCACAGGGATAACGACGTCTACCTTAATTTTGAGAAGATGAAGATGAAGATCAAAATCGGCAAGGCACATTTAAATCTCAGTAATTTGTTTGGCGGCGATACCGTTCTTG CCGCTACCACCCACGAGTTGTTAAACAACAACAACGCGCTATTTCTGGACGAAATCACACCGGTGCTGGAAACATCGCTGGCAACACTTTTCACGGACGTGGCCAATAAAGTCACAAAGACTTTCACGTACAAAGAACTATTTCCGGACGATTAA
- the LOC139987498 gene encoding uncharacterized protein has product MTKVIAVTFLALGLLTLANCQGSLLEMSQQLWAKLLSGGFSKAGKLDPLKVPVIKVDQSEGNTSYRIILRNVEIAGLNGSTLDSIHIARGRLKSNLSELEAGYVSYSDLRDLDSIRYRFHTLIKEPKEQNESFEAIVSATNQENKFVASAREQESRFERLRQYDPFLMKIQAEKMKEPATDRPQNNHKLHQESGFGTYSMEDAKVLSKSDTSRIIENLRYPSDVQMIYAMSAINSGLNSKNSEQKEDYDRSRSGPYDGRNKEHGRQSHGRENFARGRAEERHEDVETSASENVESTVTGQRFVPGQISREQAHGKESKRLEEQPGYIDIVYADENRNGGVRRFGNDRMKSKGDARVFGTKDASKDILENKRVISRNCTEGESLTKRNDAVKAAIEAKRLDGLSRYAKNYQEKQGYFEEGMQLVYHYGGMDRKNPGEEKLAQGARYKRAHRGNDTDDDVMHVIMKIRIPLLRVKSDYHLMGKVGQELVRGNGQLNGNFTDVVGDFTIELKKASGQDALIVRAARSKLISRKQNVSLQGMNEEGPVKSILSHSLMAAEAVAAMLADDLATKALNDKTADAMIYRMYKNLPVN; this is encoded by the exons ATGACGAAGGTTATAGCTGTCACGTTCCTAGCTCTGGGTCTGCTGACCCTGGCGAACTGTCAGGGATCCTTGCTGGAAATGTCTCAACAACTGTGGGCGAAGCTTTTATCAGGAGGATTCTCTAAAGCTGGCAAGCTAGATCCTCTAAAGGTGCCGGTAATCAAAGTGGATCAATCCGAAGGAAATACCAGTTACAGAATAATTCTTCGGAACGTGGAGATCGCTGGACTAAACGGATCCACACTGGACAGCATCCACATAGCTCGAGGTCGATTGAAATCGAACCTCAGCGAGCTAGAAGCTGGCTACGTGAGCTACAGCGACCTGAGAGATCTGGATTCCATCAGATACAGATTCCATACATTAATCAAAGAACCTAAAGAGCAAAACGAAAGCTTCGAGGCCATTGTCTCTGCCACTAATCAAGAGAACAAGTTCGTGGCTAGTGCCAGGGAGCAAGAGAGTCGTTTCGAAAGACTCAGACAATACGATCCATTCTTGATGAAGATTCAAGCGGAGAAGATGAAGGAACCAGCGACTGATCGCCCTCAGAATAATCACAAACTGCATCAAGAATCTGGATTTGGGACTTACAGCATGGAAGACGCAAAGGTTCTCTCAAAATCGGACACCAGTCGAATTATAGAGAACTTGAGGTATCCTTCGGACGTTCAAATGATTTATGCGATGAGCGCAATAAATTCTGGTCTCAATTCGAAGAATTCTGAGCAGAAAGAGGATTACGATAGATCCAGATCGGGTCCTTATGATGGTCGGAACAAAGAACACGGCAGACAGAGTCATGGAAGAGAGAATTTCGCTAGGGGAAGAGCCGAGGAACGTCACGAGGATGTTGAGACTTCGGCATCGGAGAACGTGGAGAGTACAGTGACGGGTCAGAGATTTGTTCCTGGACAAATTAGCAGAGAACAGGCGCATGGTAAAGAATCGAAACGTCTAGAGGAACAGCCAGGTTATATCGATATAGTTTACGCAGATGAGAACCGTAATGGCGGCGTGAGGCGTTTTGGAAACGACAGAATGAAGTCTAAGGGGGATGCAAGAGTGTTTGGTACGAAGGATGCTTCAAAG GATATCCTCGAGAATAAACGAGTTATTAGTCGCAACTGTACCGAGGGAGAATCCTTgacgaagaggaacgacgCGGTTAAGGCGGCCATAGAGGCGAAGAGATTGGATGGTTTGTCTAGATACGCGAAAAACTATCAGGAGAAGCAAGGATACTTCGAAGAAGGGATGCAATTGGTCTATCATTATGGTGGAATGGATCGAAAGAATCCTGGGGAAGAGAAACTTGCTCAAGGGGCTAGATACAAGCGTGCTCATAGAGGGAACGATACCGAT GATGATGTTATGCACGTCATTATGAAAATCAGAATTCCTCTGCTTCGCGTGAAATCCGATTATCATCTGATGGGTAAAGTTGGCCAGGAACTAGTGAGAGGAAACGGCCAGCTGAATGGCAACTTCA CCGATGTTGTTGGCGACTTCACGATCGAATTGAAAAAAGCCAGTGGACAGGATGCGTTAATTGTTCGCGCAGCAAGAAGCAAATTGATTTCCAGGAAGCAAAATGTCTCTCTTCAAGGAATGAACGAAGAGGGACCAGTAAAGTCCATTCTCAGTCACA GTTTGATGGCTGCAGAAGCGGTAGCCGCCATGCTTGCCGATGACCTGGCTACCAAGGCCCTCAACGACAAAACGGCGGACGCGATGATTTATAGGATGTACAAAAACCTTCCGGTCAATTAA